One Candidatus Marinarcus aquaticus genomic window carries:
- a CDS encoding adenosylmethionine--8-amino-7-oxononanoate transaminase has product MTNNELMQEDLKHIFHPCSQMKDYETLPLIPIKKGKGAFIEDFENNVYLDCISSWWVNIFGHSNEYINAKINEQLQDLEHVIFAGFTHKPAIDLAKRLVSLTPEPLQKIFFADNGSSAIEISLKMSFQYFKNKGESRPLFVSLENSYHGETMGALAVSDTGLYKEVYEEILIKSVHAKSPSLVPEDEAIADMRRVLEENKGKVNSVVIEPLIQCAGSMKMYDASYITKLRALCDEFGVFLIADEIAVGFGRTGTLFAIEQANVTPDFLCLSKGITGGYMPLSVVLFTNDIYDAFYCDYSEGKSFLDSHSYTGNTLACAVANAVLDIFENENVIENNQAKIEFIKEQTKRFKDLPNVQEIRQRGMVCAIELKGYAPSERIGLTIFQEALKQGVYIRPLGHVIYFMPPYIFTQEQLKKMIDTTYDIVTKI; this is encoded by the coding sequence ATGACCAATAACGAACTTATGCAAGAAGATTTAAAACATATTTTTCACCCTTGTTCACAAATGAAAGACTACGAAACATTGCCACTTATTCCGATAAAAAAAGGGAAGGGTGCTTTTATTGAAGATTTTGAAAATAATGTCTATTTAGACTGTATCAGCAGTTGGTGGGTCAATATTTTTGGGCACTCAAATGAGTACATCAACGCTAAAATCAATGAACAACTCCAAGATTTAGAACACGTTATTTTTGCAGGGTTTACTCATAAGCCTGCCATTGATTTAGCAAAACGTTTGGTCTCCCTAACACCTGAACCGTTGCAAAAAATATTTTTTGCGGACAATGGTTCAAGTGCCATTGAAATCAGCCTGAAAATGTCATTTCAATACTTTAAAAACAAAGGAGAGAGCCGGCCTTTGTTTGTCTCACTTGAAAACTCTTATCATGGTGAAACCATGGGAGCTTTGGCAGTCAGTGATACGGGGTTATATAAAGAGGTGTATGAAGAGATTCTCATTAAATCTGTACATGCAAAAAGCCCAAGTTTGGTTCCTGAAGATGAAGCCATTGCAGATATGAGACGGGTGCTTGAAGAGAATAAAGGCAAAGTAAACTCTGTGGTGATTGAACCACTTATTCAGTGTGCGGGGTCTATGAAAATGTATGATGCTTCATATATTACAAAGCTAAGAGCACTGTGTGATGAGTTTGGGGTCTTTTTAATTGCTGATGAGATTGCTGTAGGATTTGGACGAACGGGCACACTTTTTGCAATTGAACAAGCCAATGTAACGCCTGACTTTTTATGTCTGTCTAAAGGAATTACAGGTGGGTATATGCCTCTTTCTGTGGTGCTGTTTACCAATGATATTTATGATGCTTTTTATTGTGATTACAGTGAAGGGAAATCTTTTTTAGATTCTCACTCTTATACGGGAAACACCTTAGCGTGTGCGGTTGCCAATGCGGTATTGGATATCTTTGAAAATGAGAACGTGATTGAAAACAATCAAGCCAAAATAGAGTTCATAAAAGAGCAAACGAAGCGTTTTAAAGATTTACCCAATGTTCAAGAGATACGTCAAAGAGGAATGGTGTGTGCCATTGAACTAAAAGGGTATGCCCCAAGTGAACGTATTGGGTTGACTATTTTTCAAGAGGCATTAAAACAAGGTGTGTATATACGACCATTGGGGCATGTGATTTATTTTATGCCACCATACATTTTTACTCAAGAACAGTTAAAAAAGATGATTGACACGACATATGACATCGTAACAAAAATATAA